In a single window of the Clarias gariepinus isolate MV-2021 ecotype Netherlands chromosome 16, CGAR_prim_01v2, whole genome shotgun sequence genome:
- the ush1ga gene encoding pre-mRNA splicing regulator USH1G isoform X1 has product MNDKYHRAARDGYLDLLKEATRKDLNAPDEDGMTPTLWAAYHGNLDALRLIVARGGNPDKCDIWGNTPLHLAASNGHLNCLSFLVSFGANTWCLDNDYHTPLDMAATKNHMDCIRYLDSIAAKQTALNPKLVAKLKDRAFRDAERRIKDCVKMQRKHHRRMERKFQKEATDASFSDAMSFSSYSSSTFSRKLHPFNTATSVPYSQATLHATARGKTKIQKKLEKKKQGDGTFKIYEDGRKSVRSLSGLQLGNDVMFLKQGTYLNPKDRGRRNVRDMFPRDNEDAISRAISEPDLHGADLDHSEISTDSGHDSLFNRPGLGTMVFRRNYVSGGLFDIGSRDEGSIAGSRRAPNVRLRSRLHRSSSVDEDSIGSARSLQARNVEELPWDEVELGLDDDDEPESSPLEVFLAAHVMNEFIPIFKREKIDLDALLLCSDNDLKSIHIPLGPRKKIIDACKRRLDTIEDPDSIEDTEL; this is encoded by the exons ATGAATGACAAGTACCACAGGGCAGCGCGAGATGGCTACCTGGACCTGCTGAAGGAGGCCACGCGGAAGGACCTGAACGCGCCTGATGAAGATGGCATGACGCCGACGCTCTGGGCCGCGTACCACGGCAACCTGGACGCGCTCAGGCTCATCGTGGCCAGAGG AGGGAATCCTGATAAGTGTGACATATGGGGAAACACGCCGCTCCACCTGGCCGCTTCCAATGGCCATCTCAACTGCCTGTCTTTCTTGGTGTCCTTTGGTGCAAACACATGGTGTCTAGACAATGACTACCACACCCCTTTGGACATGGCCGCCACCAAGAACCACATGGACTGTATCCGCTACCTGGACTCGATTGCTGCCAAGCAGACGGCACTCAACCCCAAGCTGGTGGCCAAGTTGAAAGACAGAGCCTTCCGTGATGCTGAACGTCGCATCAAAGACTGTGTCAAGATGCAGCGTAAGCATCATCGCCGCATGGAGCGCAAGTTCCAGAAGGAAGCCACGGATGCTTCATTTTCTGATGCCATGAGCTTCTCCAGCTACTCCAGCAGCACTTTTAGTCGCAAACTGCACCCCTTCAACACTGCCACCAGTGTGCCATACTCACAG GCTACCCTCCATGCCACAGCCAGGGGCAAAACCAAGATCCAGAAGAagttggaaaagaaaaagcaggGTGATGGGACCTTCAAGATCTATGAGGATGGAAGGAAAAGTGTACGCTCTCTGTCTGGTCTACAGCTAGGTAATGATGTCATGTTCCTAAAGCAGGGTACCTACTTAAACCCAAAAGACCGTGGGAGGCGAAATGTTCGTGATATGTTCCCACGGGACAATGAAGATGCCATCTCACGTGCCATCAGCGAGCCTGACCTGCATGGGGCAGACCTAGACCACTCAGAGATTAGCACTGACTCAGGCCATGACTCACTTTTCAACCGACCAGGCCTGGGTACCATGGTCTTTCGTCGAAACTATGTGAGCGGGGGACTCTTTGACATAGGCTCTCGCGATGAGGGGAGCATAGCTGGCAGCCGAAGGGCACCAAACGTCCGCCTGCGCAGCCGTCTTCATCGATCTTCCAGTGTAGATGAGGACAGTATTGGTAGTGCACGAAGCCTTCAGGCAAGGAACGTGGAGGAGCTTCCTTGGGATGAGGTGGAGTTAGGACTGGATGATGACGACGAGCCAGAGAGCAGTCCACTAGAGGTATTTCTGGCTGCCCATGTCATGAATGAATTCATCCCTATTTTTAAGCGAGAGAAGATAGACCTGGATGCACTGCTGCTGTGCTCTGACAACGACCTCAAAAGCATCCACATTCCCTTGGGACCCCGTAAAAAGATCATTGATGCATGTAAGCGACGCCTGGACACCATTGAGGATCCCGATAGTATAGAAGACACAGAGTTGTAA
- the ush1ga gene encoding pre-mRNA splicing regulator USH1G isoform X2 — translation MNDKYHRAARDGYLDLLKEATRKDLNAPDEDGMTPTLWAAYHGNLDALRLIVARGGNPDKCDIWGNTPLHLAASNGHLNCLSFLVSFGANTWCLDNDYHTPLDMAATKNHMDCIRYLDSIAAKQTALNPKLVAKLKDRAFRDAERRIKDCVKMQRKHHRRMERKFQKEATDASFSDAMSFSSYSSSTFSRKLHPFNTATSVPYSQATLHATARGKTKIQKKLEKKKQGDGTFKIYEDGRKSVRSLSGLQLGNDVMFLKQGTYLNPKDRGRRNVRDMFPRDNEDAISRAISEPDLHGADLDHSEISTDSGHDSLFNRPGLGTMVFRRNYVSGGLFDIGSRDEGSIAGSRRAPNVRLRSRLHRSSSVDEDSIGSARSLQARNVEELPWDEVELGLDDDDEPESSPLEVFLAAHVMNEFIPIFKREKIDLDALLLCSDNDLKSIHIPLGPRKKIIDACKRRLDTIEDPDSIEDTEL, via the exons ATGAATGACAAGTACCACAGGGCAGCGCGAGATGGCTACCTGGACCTGCTGAAGGAGGCCACGCGGAAGGACCTGAACGCGCCTGATGAAGATGGCATGACGCCGACGCTCTGGGCCGCGTACCACGGCAACCTGGACGCGCTCAGGCTCATCGTGGCCAGAGG AGGGAATCCTGATAAGTGTGACATATGGGGAAACACGCCGCTCCACCTGGCCGCTTCCAATGGCCATCTCAACTGCCTGTCTTTCTTGGTGTCCTTTGGTGCAAACACATGGTGTCTAGACAATGACTACCACACCCCTTTGGACATGGCCGCCACCAAGAACCACATGGACTGTATCCGCTACCTGGACTCGATTGCTGCCAAGCAGACGGCACTCAACCCCAAGCTGGTGGCCAAGTTGAAAGACAGAGCCTTCCGTGATGCTGAACGTCGCATCAAAGACTGTGTCAAGATGCAGCGTAAGCATCATCGCCGCATGGAGCGCAAGTTCCAGAAGGAAGCCACGGATGCTTCATTTTCTGATGCCATGAGCTTCTCCAGCTACTCCAGCAGCACTTTTAGTCGCAAACTGCACCCCTTCAACACTGCCACCAGTGTGCCATACTCACAG GCTACCCTCCATGCCACAGCCAGGGGCAAAACCAAGATCCAGAAGAagttggaaaagaaaaagcaggGTGATGGGACCTTCAAGATCTATGAGGATGGAAGGAAAAGTGTACGCTCTCTGTCTGGTCTACAGCTAGGTAATGATGTCATGTTCCTAAAGCAGGGTACCTACTTAAACCCAAAAGACCGTGGGAGGCGAAATGTTCGTGATATGTTCCCACGGGACAATGAAGATGCCATCTCACGTGCCATCAGCGAGCCTGACCTGCATGGGGCAGACCTAGACCACTCAGAGATTAGCACTGACTCAGGCCATGACTCACTTTTCAACCGACCAGGCCTGGGTACCATGGTCTTTCGTCGAAACTATGTGAGCGGGGGACTCTTTGACATAGGCTCTCGCGATGAGGGGAGCATAGCTGGCAGCCGAAGGGCACCAAACGTCCGCCTGCGCAGCCGTCTTCATCGATCTTCCAGTGTAGATGAGGACAGTATTGGTAGTGCACGAAGCCTTCAGGCAAGGAACGTGGAGGAGCTTCCTTGGGATGAGGTGGAGTTAGGACTGGATGATGACGACGAGCCAGAGAGCAGTCCACTAGAGGTATTTCTGGCTGCCCATGTCATGAATGAATTCATCCCTATTTTTAAGCGAGAGAAGATAGACCTGGATGCACTGCTGCTGTGCTCTGACAACGACCTCAAAAGCATCCACATTCCCTTGGGACCCCGTAAAAAGATCATTGATGCATGTAAGCGACGCCTGGACACCATTGAGGATCCCGATAGTATAGAAGACACAGAGTT ATAG